TCCAAAGATGCGGGGATTTATGTAGGTCAGTCCGAAAATATCATCGTCAGAAATTCTCTTGCCTTTGGGAATGTGGCAGGGATTGAAATAGAAAATTCCGACAATGCAGAGGTCTATGGAAATACTGCAAGGGACAATTCCGGAGGTATTTTGGTATTCAACCTGCCCGGACTTCCAAAAGCTGAAGGCCGTGGCACTAAGATCTATAATAATGATATCAGGTCCAATAACCATGTCAATTTTGCGGTTCCGCTAAGTGATGAACCCAATGGCAATACCGTGACCATGATTCCACCCGGGTCGGGAATCATACTTTTGGCGGCAAAGGATGTGGAGGTTTACAACAACAGGATTCACAAAAACAAAACAACAGGAATTGCCATCGCCAATTATCACATCACAGGTTTTCCAACTGAGGCACCAAATTGGTCTCCTTTCACCTCCAATATTTATGTGCATGACAATGACTACAAACGGACCTGGAAAATTCCTGACCTGACCAAAGAGTTTGGGCAATTGATTTCGGTCTATAATGCCCATGGGAAAGGGAAAACCCAGGATATTATTTATGATGGGTTTTGGGATAAAAGCATCAGTGACGATATATCCACCAACCCAATGAAAGTCTGCATCCGGGAAACAGGCATGGAAAAACTGCATTTCACGCTATTTGACCTTTGGGAAGGGGAGGAAAACATCAAAGCATCCAAAGACTATACCCCTTTCCAATGCGAAACGGTAATCAAGACAGATGTAAGTGGAGTAGCCAAATTGTAACAGCATGAAGTTCAGTCAGCGATATTTCATTATCC
This window of the Aquiflexum balticum DSM 16537 genome carries:
- a CDS encoding parallel beta-helix domain-containing protein; this translates as MIFKTIFRIVGLLSLSLFILWSCSDSSNEQTFDSSKLRKASQEEIENVIEAFILAEEGDIIEIPPGFYSFKTQLILDSKNNISIKGAGMGETVLSFRELKAGGEGVKLVGNNVKIEDLSIEDAPGDGIKSQHSDGITFRRINVTWTNGDKSENGTYAIYPVQCKNVMIDECIASHSKDAGIYVGQSENIIVRNSLAFGNVAGIEIENSDNAEVYGNTARDNSGGILVFNLPGLPKAEGRGTKIYNNDIRSNNHVNFAVPLSDEPNGNTVTMIPPGSGIILLAAKDVEVYNNRIHKNKTTGIAIANYHITGFPTEAPNWSPFTSNIYVHDNDYKRTWKIPDLTKEFGQLISVYNAHGKGKTQDIIYDGFWDKSISDDISTNPMKVCIRETGMEKLHFTLFDLWEGEENIKASKDYTPFQCETVIKTDVSGVAKL